A single window of Symphalangus syndactylus isolate Jambi chromosome 4, NHGRI_mSymSyn1-v2.1_pri, whole genome shotgun sequence DNA harbors:
- the ARSJ gene encoding arylsulfatase J isoform X5, with protein sequence MRKLRIRGIKYFPKPHRYQIHTGLQHSIIRPTQPNCLPLDNATLPQKLKEVGYSTHMVGKWHLGFYRKECMPTRRGFDTFFGSLLGSGDYYTHYKCDSPGMCGYDLYENDNAAWDYDNGIYSTQMYTQRVQQILASHNSTKPIFLYIAYQAVHSPLQAPGRYFEHYRSIININRRRYAAMLSCLDEAINNVTLALKTYGFYNNSIIIYSSDNGGQPTAGGSNWPLRGSKGTYWEGGIRAVGFVHSPLLKNKGTVCKELVHITDWYPTLISLAEGQIDEDIQLDGYDIWETISEGLRSPRVDILHNIDPIYTKAKNGSWAAGYGIWNTAIQSAIRVQHWKLLTGNPGYSDWVPPQSFSNLGPNRWHNERITLSTGKSVWLFNITADPYERVDLSNRYPGIVKKLLRRLSQFNKTAVPVRYPPKDPRSNPRLNGGVWGPWYKEETKKKKPSKNQAEKKQKKSKIKKKKQQKAVSGKPANLAR encoded by the exons atgaggaaactgaggatcagagggATTAAGTACTTCCCAAAACCACAC aggTATCAGATACACACCGGACTTCAACATTCTATCATAAGACCTACCCAACCCAACTGTTTACCTCTGGACAATGCCACCCTACCTCAGAAACTGAAGGAGGTTGGATATTCAACACATATGGTCGGAAAATGGCACTTGGGTTTTTACAGAAAAGAATGCATGCCCACCAGAAGAGGATTTGATACCTTTTTTGGTTCCCTTTTGGGAAGTGGGGATTACTATACACACTACAAATGTGACAGTCCTGGGATGTGTGGCTATGACTTGTATGAAAACGACAATGCTGCCTGGGACTATGACAATGGCATATACTCCACACAGATGTACACTCAGAGAGTACAGCAAATCTTAGCTTCTCATAACTCCACAAagcctatatttttatatattgcctATCAAGCTGTTCATTCACCACTGCAAGCTCCTGGCAGGTATTTTGAACACTACCGATCCATTATCAACATAAACAGGAGGAGATATGCTGCCATGCTTTCCTGCTTAGATGAAGCAATCAACAACGTGACATTGGCTCTAAAGACTTATGGTTTCTATAACAACAGCATTATCATTTACTCTTCAGATAATGGTGGCCAGCCTACAGCAGGAGGGAGTAACTGGCCTCTCAGAGGTAGCAAAGGAACATATTGGGAAGGAGGGATCCGGGCTGTAGGCTTTGTGCATAGCCCACTTCTGAAAAACAAGGGAACAGTGTGTAAGGAACTTGTGCACATCACTGACTGGTACCCCACTCTGATTTCACTGGCTGAAGGACAGATTGATGAGGACATTCAACTAGATGGCTATGATATCTGGGAGACCATAAGTGAGGGTCTTCGCTCACCCCGAGTAGATATTTTGCATAACATTGACCCCATATACACCAAGGCAAAAAATGGCTCCTGGGCAGCAGGCTATGGGATCTGGaacactgcaatccagtcagccATCAGAGTGCAGCACTGGAAATTGCTTACAGGAAATCCTGGCTACAGCGACTGGGTTCCCCCTCAGTCTTTCAGCAACCTGGGACCGAACCGGTGGCACAATGAACGGATTACCTTGTCAACTGGCAAAAGTGTATGGCTTTTCAACATCACAGCCGACCCATATGAGAGGGTGGACCTATCTAACAGGTATCCAGGAATCGTGAAGAAGCTCCTACGGAGGCTCTCACAGTTCAACAAAACTGCAGTGCCGGTCAGGTATCCCCCCAAAGACCCCAGAAGTAACCCTAGGCTCAACGGAGGGGTCTGGGGACCATGGTATAAAGAGGAAACCAAGAAAAAGAAGCCAAGCAAAAATCAGgctgagaaaaagcaaaagaaaagcaaaataaagaagaagaaacagcagAAAGCAGTCTCAG GTAAACCAGCAAATTTGGCTCGATAA